TCTGCCGTACACTGGGACATGGTATTTATCCAAACACCCGAATACGGCGGAGGAGAAATCTACTTCGACGACGAGTGCATTCGCAAAGACGGGCATTTTGTCGTAGAAGACCTCAAAGGGCTAAACCCCGAAAACCTCAAATAAACTAAAATAGCTTTCACAACTGCCCATGACAAAAACCGAACACCCCATGCAAACCCTGACCATCTCCATCAAAGGCATGAGTTGTGCCGCCTGTGTGGCGCGGGTTGAAGATGCCCTCCAAACTGTTCCCGGCGTCGCAGATGCCCAGGTCAACTTTGCCACCCATCAGGCCACGGTTCATCACAAAGCAGTCCTGACAGATGTGCTCCTGAACGCCGTCTCCAATGCCGGCTACGAAGCCTCTCCTCACATTTCCGAAGACGCCGAACAAATCGAACGCACAATCGAATATCGCAAGTTGCGTTATCTGTTCACAGTCGCCGCAATCCTCTCTGCACTCATCATGGCAACGGGCATGACCCGCACCATGTGGGGTGCAAACATCCCCCCCCATCACATTCACATATTGCTCTTTGCATTGGCCACACCGGTCCAATTCTTATGTGGCTGGCGTTTTCTCAAAGGGGCATGGGCTGCACTGCGCCATCGCACAGCCGACATGAACAGCCTGATAGCTGCGGGAACCCTCGCCGCTTATTTTTACAGCACTGCGGTAATCTTTGCCCCACTCGACATGCAGAATATCCAGACCTACTTCGACACCTCTGCCATGATCATTACACTCGTCCTGCTCGGTCGTCTGCTCGAAACGCGCGCCAGAGGTCAAACATCGTCCGCCATCCGAAAACTCCTCGACCTGCGACCCAAAACTGCCCACATCGTCCGCGACGGCCGGGATGTTGAAACGCCCGTTGAACACATCCAGGTCGGCGATCACATTCGCGTTCGGCCCGGTGAAAACATCCCTGTTGATGGCCTCATACAAAATGGACAATCCGCAATTGACGAATCCATGCTCACGGGGGAATCCCTACCCGTTGACAAACAATTAGGCGACAAAGTCACAGGCGGCACGCGCAACACAACCGGTAGTTTTATCTTCCGGGCAACACAGATCGGCGCCGATACAGTCTTGTCTCAAATCATCGACCTCGTGCGCCGGGCACAGGGGTCCAGAGCACCTATACAACACCTCGCCGACCGCGTCGCCCGCATCTTTGTCCCGATAATCTTTGCCATCGCCCTGCTGACCTGCGCCCTGTGGTGGATCTTTGACTTTGGGATCGAAACCGCCCTCATCAATGCCGTGGTCGTCCTCATCATCGCCTGCCCTTGTGCAATGGGATTGGCCACCCCCACTGCCATCGCGGTCGGCACAGGACGGGGCGCGCAACTCGGCATCCTCATAAAAGGAGGCGATGTGCTCGAAAATGCACACCGCCTCAATGCCATTGTCCTGGACAAAACAGGCACGCTAACAGAGGGCAAACCCACTGTCACCGATATTATCCCCGCAGAAAATTATCACCGCGATCACATACTCAAACTCGCAGCCTCTGCAGAAAAAGGATCGGAACACCCCCTCGGCGAAGCCATTGTTCGCGCCGCGCAAGAAGCCAACCTTTCCCTGCATCCAACCACAGATTTTGAAGCCAGACCAGGCGTTGGCGTCGCCGCCACAATTGACGGACAGCGCGTCGTGCTCGGCAACCCACGCACCATATCTGACCGCGCAAAATATCCAGCCGAAAAACTCGAAGCCGAGGGCAAAACCGCCGTATTCGTCACCGTCAATGATCAGCCCGCGGGCCTCATCGCCATTTCAGACAACCTGAAAGCCGACGCCGCGCAAGCCGTTCATGACCTCCAGCACCTGAGCCTTGAAGTCTCCCTCGTGACAGGCGACAATGAGCGCACGGCCAAAGCCATTGGGCAACAGCTCAACATCAATCAGGTCTTTGCCGAAGTTCTACCCCAGGACAAAGCTCACAAAATCGCGCAACTCCAGGACCAAAATATAAACGTGGGCATGGTTGGCGATGGCATCAACGACGCTCCTGCACTCGCCCAGGCCAATGTCGGCATCGCCCTGAGTTCGGGCACAGACATCGCCATAGAAAGCGCGGGCATGATCCTCATGTCGGGCAACCTATCGGCCATAGCCACATCTATCCGGCTATCGCGGCAAACCATGCGCGTCATTCGCCAAAATCTCTTCTGGGCATTTGCCTACAACACCCTTCTAATTCCCGTTGCTGCGCTGGGCCTGCTCAATCCCCTGGGTGGTCCCATGCTCGCCGCAG
This region of Gemmatimonadota bacterium genomic DNA includes:
- the cadA gene encoding cadmium-translocating P-type ATPase, yielding MQTLTISIKGMSCAACVARVEDALQTVPGVADAQVNFATHQATVHHKAVLTDVLLNAVSNAGYEASPHISEDAEQIERTIEYRKLRYLFTVAAILSALIMATGMTRTMWGANIPPHHIHILLFALATPVQFLCGWRFLKGAWAALRHRTADMNSLIAAGTLAAYFYSTAVIFAPLDMQNIQTYFDTSAMIITLVLLGRLLETRARGQTSSAIRKLLDLRPKTAHIVRDGRDVETPVEHIQVGDHIRVRPGENIPVDGLIQNGQSAIDESMLTGESLPVDKQLGDKVTGGTRNTTGSFIFRATQIGADTVLSQIIDLVRRAQGSRAPIQHLADRVARIFVPIIFAIALLTCALWWIFDFGIETALINAVVVLIIACPCAMGLATPTAIAVGTGRGAQLGILIKGGDVLENAHRLNAIVLDKTGTLTEGKPTVTDIIPAENYHRDHILKLAASAEKGSEHPLGEAIVRAAQEANLSLHPTTDFEARPGVGVAATIDGQRVVLGNPRTISDRAKYPAEKLEAEGKTAVFVTVNDQPAGLIAISDNLKADAAQAVHDLQHLSLEVSLVTGDNERTAKAIGQQLNINQVFAEVLPQDKAHKIAQLQDQNINVGMVGDGINDAPALAQANVGIALSSGTDIAIESAGMILMSGNLSAIATSIRLSRQTMRVIRQNLFWAFAYNTLLIPVAALGLLNPLGGPMLAAAAMALSSVSVVTNALRLKRFSP